In Drosophila busckii strain San Diego stock center, stock number 13000-0081.31 chromosome 3R, ASM1175060v1, whole genome shotgun sequence, the sequence ATTAATTGAACTAATTTGAATGAAACTTGAGCATTTACCTGTGCAGCTGTTAGACGATTCTTTGGATTGTATACCACCAAATTGGACACCAAATCGATCTCCACCGCATGTGTGCAGCTGGGAAATAAATTGGTCCAGTGTACGCCAACCGAATTTGGAAATCTACGCAAACgtacattattaattattagatGAACGTAACTTAGTTGTAAGTTTTACCTAATTTTACTATAATCCGGTAAGGATGTCAGCTCTGGCCATTCATTCAGACGTGGACTGCCCATTGTGCGTATTATAATGGCCAGCTGCTCGATGTCTGTAGTGCCTGCAAAGAGCGGCACGCTACGCAGCATTTCAGCCAAAACATTGCCACAGGCCCACATGTCAACGGGCGGTCCATACTTTTGGCTGCCCCAAAGTATTTCAGGTGCCCGGTACCAACGCGTGGAAACCTGTGGTGAATACAGTCGCGATTCTTCTTCGGGAAAGTAAAGCCGTGCCAAGCCAAAGTCTGCGATTTTTAAAACATCTGAACGACTTATGAGTAAATTGGCGGGCTTGA encodes:
- the LOC108602348 gene encoding cyclin-dependent kinase 20 isoform X1, which encodes MEEYAPSRYKMLDKIGEGVHGCVFKAIDLQRNVDVAIKKVALKNKFGNISLNTLREIKTLQLCDSEYILNIVDLYPDVTGLALVLEYMPDTLYGRLKNEANPLSRQQVRKYSLMMFKGMAYLHNVDIMHRDIKPANLLISRSDVLKIADFGLARLYFPEEESRLYSPQVSTRWYRAPEILWGSQKYGPPVDMWACGNVLAEMLRSVPLFAGTTDIEQLAIIIRTMGSPRLNEWPELTSLPDYSKIRFPNSVGVHWTNLFPSCTHAVEIDLVSNLVVYNPKNRLTAAQAIEHNYFR
- the LOC108602348 gene encoding cyclin-dependent kinase 20 isoform X2; the protein is MPDTLYGRLKNEANPLSRQQVRKYSLMMFKGMAYLHNVDIMHRDIKPANLLISRSDVLKIADFGLARLYFPEEESRLYSPQVSTRWYRAPEILWGSQKYGPPVDMWACGNVLAEMLRSVPLFAGTTDIEQLAIIIRTMGSPRLNEWPELTSLPDYSKIRFPNSVGVHWTNLFPSCTHAVEIDLVSNLVVYNPKNRLTAAQAIEHNYFR